The nucleotide window TCATGCTCCTTAATAAATTTCGGCAGATCACCTGGACCGTGCTCCTCGAAGGGAACCTCAACGACCTCAACGCCCCTAATTTCATTCCCCTCCACATCCACGAAGACGAAGTATCTGGCCCTTCCAAAATGCTCGCTAACGAAACTCTCTAAACCTCTATTCTCTTCAGCGGGAATCGCCAGTCTCATTGGACTCACCATACTTATGAAGAAATCTTCACATATAAGTCTTGTGCAGGTATTTTCACAACACACGAAATTGTCTCATGAGGAATCTTTTTAACCATTGAGAATTTTTTCATATGGGTGCGTGGCATGAACGCAATCGAGGCGAAGGGCCTCACCAAGTACTACGGCTCGTTCCTCGCCGTCGATAACGTGAGCTTTAACGTGAAAACCGGCGAGATTTTTGGCTTTCTCGGCCCGAACGGTGCCGGAAAGACGACAACGATAAGAATGCTGACTGGAGTATTAACTCCCAATTCAGGAGAGATATGCGTTCTGGGCTACGATATGCTTGATGAGCGTGAGAGGATAAAAGCGAGGGAGAGAACAGGTATAGTCCCGGAAATGGCGAATCCCTACGTTGACCTAACCGCGATGCAGAACCTCCGCCTGATGGGCGAGCTCTACGGAATGAGAAAGGAAGAGATAGAAAAGCGTTCTATTGAACTCCTCAAGCTCTTCGGCCTCTATGAAAAGAGGAACATAAAAGTTCGGGGCTTCTCAAAGGGCATGAGGCAGAGGTTAATACTGGCCATGGCGATGATAAGCGACCCTGAGCTTTTGATTCTAGACGAGCCGACGAGCGGGCTCGACCCAATAAGCGCGCGAATGATAAAGGAAGTCATCCGCGAGGAAAAGAGAAACGGAAAGACGATATTCCTGACGACCCACAACATGGCCGATGCAAACGAGCTGTGTGAGAGAGTGGGCATAATAAGGAAGGGAAGACTCGTGGCCGTTGACACCCCTGAGAAGCTTAAACAACTGGTGAAGGGCCACGTCTCCGTTGAGGTGAGCTTTGAGCCGATGAACTTCGACCCTTCGGAGATAGCTTCGGCCATCCGAGTTGAAGTGATGGGTGACAAGGCGAGGGTTTTCACCGAAGATCCGGATGCAACGGTTAGGGAACTGGTCCACTACGCCGAGAGGAAGGGACTAAGAATCGTGAGTCTGAGGACGTTGTCTCCCTCACTAGAGGATGTCTTCCTAGCTCTGGTCGGTGGTGAAAATGATTGAGACTCTAAAGCGCTCATTTGCAATAGCCAAAAAGGACATGCTGATATTCTATATCAAGGGACCAGTCGTGATAATGGGCCTGATCTTCCCCTTCTTCCTCTTTTTAGCATTTCTCATTGGCAGAAATCTCTCGGGAGTCCAGCTTTTTGTTGGTTTGACGGCGATGACTGCCTTCTTTACCTCAACGGCAGTTGGTCCCACGATAATTCCCTGGGAGTGCAGGGGAAGGACCTTTGAGAGGCTCATAACTGCTCCGGTCTCCCTAACTACAGTTCTCCTAGGCGACCTCCAGGCTTCCTTCTACTTCGGGCTGGCGATAACCCTCACGATCTCGATTCCCGCTGGTATTTACCTCTCAGTCCACCCCGGCTTCCTCACGTTTTTGGCCGCGACGCTCCTTGCAATTGGCTGTTTCTCGGCGATGACGATTCTGATGTCCTCCTACCCACCCACGGACGTCCCAGCGGACATTATGATGATATCCTCGCTCGTCAAGTTCTCACTGCTCTTCATCAGCGGCATCTTTGTGCCCCTCGAAAAGCTCCCACCCTACGCGCGCTGGGTTTCCTACGCTTCACCGCTCACCTACTACGTTGATGCTCTCAGGCATTCCCTCGGGAAGGGTTACCTTCCGCTTCCGCTGGACTTTGCTATGCTGGCCCTCTTTGGCTTCGCCTTCTTCCTCACGGGGGTGGGGATTCACAAAAGAGTCCTTGAGAGGAGGTTTACGTAAGGGCCTTCCGTTAAAGTTAAGGTTCCCATTGTGAACTTTGATGCGGTGAATGAAATGCCCCTTGAGGTTGAAAACGTGGTCGCTTCCATCGATTTACACGGTAAAATAGACGTCGAGAGGGTGGCAAGTGAATTGGACCCCGTGCACTACGACCCTTCTGTATTCCCAGGGGCCATTTACAAGATGGGATCCTTTGGGGTAACGTTTTTGATATTCTACTCCGGAAAGCTCGTCTGCACGGGGGCAAAGAGCGTTGAAACAATCAAAAGGGCCACTGAGGAGCTCAAACAGACGCTGGAATCCATGGGCATGAAGTTCAGGGGAAAGCCCGAGATACGTGTTCAGAACATCGTGGCTGCCGGCGATGCGGGTTTTAGGACGCTCGACCTTGACACTGTTGCACTAACACTTCCGAACGTTGAATATGAACCTGAAATCTTCCCCGGTGTGGTCTACAGGGTTAAAAACTCTAGGATAACGATTCTCATCTTTAACAGCGGGAAGATAGTCGTATCAGGGGCAAAAACGGAGGAGGACATTCAGAGGGCCGTTAACGAGCTAATCTCGGAATTTAAAAAATATGGTTTGGTAGGTGGGGAA belongs to Thermococcus sp. AM4 and includes:
- a CDS encoding daunorubicin resistance protein DrrA family ABC transporter ATP-binding protein; its protein translation is MNAIEAKGLTKYYGSFLAVDNVSFNVKTGEIFGFLGPNGAGKTTTIRMLTGVLTPNSGEICVLGYDMLDERERIKARERTGIVPEMANPYVDLTAMQNLRLMGELYGMRKEEIEKRSIELLKLFGLYEKRNIKVRGFSKGMRQRLILAMAMISDPELLILDEPTSGLDPISARMIKEVIREEKRNGKTIFLTTHNMADANELCERVGIIRKGRLVAVDTPEKLKQLVKGHVSVEVSFEPMNFDPSEIASAIRVEVMGDKARVFTEDPDATVRELVHYAERKGLRIVSLRTLSPSLEDVFLALVGGEND
- a CDS encoding ABC transporter permease, whose amino-acid sequence is MIETLKRSFAIAKKDMLIFYIKGPVVIMGLIFPFFLFLAFLIGRNLSGVQLFVGLTAMTAFFTSTAVGPTIIPWECRGRTFERLITAPVSLTTVLLGDLQASFYFGLAITLTISIPAGIYLSVHPGFLTFLAATLLAIGCFSAMTILMSSYPPTDVPADIMMISSLVKFSLLFISGIFVPLEKLPPYARWVSYASPLTYYVDALRHSLGKGYLPLPLDFAMLALFGFAFFLTGVGIHKRVLERRFT
- a CDS encoding TATA-box-binding protein, translated to MPLEVENVVASIDLHGKIDVERVASELDPVHYDPSVFPGAIYKMGSFGVTFLIFYSGKLVCTGAKSVETIKRATEELKQTLESMGMKFRGKPEIRVQNIVAAGDAGFRTLDLDTVALTLPNVEYEPEIFPGVVYRVKNSRITILIFNSGKIVVSGAKTEEDIQRAVNELISEFKKYGLVGGE
- a CDS encoding NifB/NifX family molybdenum-iron cluster-binding protein, yielding MRLAIPAEENRGLESFVSEHFGRARYFVFVDVEGNEIRGVEVVEVPFEEHGPGDLPKFIKEHEGEIVLAYGMGQKAIAFFNQLGITVVTGAHGRIKDVVDAFIKQALEVDPHWKERIEREKNK